TCAAATTAATGAGAATTCTTACTTTATCATCTTTAATATCTTCAAACGAAAATTGAGGATAGCTTATGCCAGATGTTGATAAAAGACTTGTATACTTTTCGTTATCTAAAGCATTATTAGTAATTAAACTTTTATAGAAAGCTATCGCCTGTTCTTTTCCATGATTATTCACAACATCAGTATAAGACAATCCTTTATCAAGTTCGGATTCATTAGTGAAATCAGTAAGAATGTCATCAAAACCATTTCCTGAATCAAAATAGTAACTAAGAATATTAGCTATTGAGCAAGGAATACGGTATTGGGAGAGTAGTAAAGACCAAAGTCCAGAATCATTAATTGATTCTAGTTGTTCAATTTCTGTAGTAAGAGCATTAATGTAGCGTTCTTTATATGTTTGTTCTACATCCGTATGGTTAAGAATGGCGATGGCATTTACTTCATCATCACTGATACTGCCGTCACATATATCAAAAACAAAGCTTATATAAGAATCCATATTTTCCTCAACGTAAGCCACTAACGGTTCATCCGGTCTTGTCAATATTAGTGAATAATTTTTATGATAAAAGTCCTCGTTTTTAACAATTTGATAGACATTCTCCAGGATCATAAAAATTGTAGACTTGTTAATCTTGTAAAGATTATTAGAATAGACTGCGTTGAAAAGTTCTTTATTACACACCTTATAGTCAATTCCCTCAAAACAAACCTTCAGGAAATCTAAGGCTTCAACGACAAGAGAGACTTTTGGTTCAGCAATTGAAATAAAACTTGAACATGTGGATATATGTTTTGTTATGATACCATCAATATTCATTCTCTCTAAATCTTTGTGGGGAGAATAATAAAATGTATCAATAAGATACTTGTTTTTATCTTCTGCTGAAATAGTATCTGTCTGCGAAATTGTTTGCCATATTTCAGGCCATACATTATTGACATCATGAAGTAGTTGTCGTTTTTCCCTGCCCGACTGCCAAAACTCCAAAGCAAAGTCTACTCTGCGGTTATCCCGTAACTGCTTGAGGAATGGTGATAAGTTTTCATGCTGGGTTTTAAGCAAGAAAGCAAAAAGGTCAAAATTAAGTACTTCTGGTTGTGAATAATAACGTGGACTTATTTTGCTAGCAACCAATGCAGCATCTTTTAAAGCATATGTAAAAGGTTTAGCTTCAACATCAAAAACGCTGCGGACAAATATTTGGTCGATTCTTGAGATGCTTTGCTCGTAGAAATAAGACATATAATCTGGATAGTTTTCATCAATATGTTTATTCCTGACTAAGTATTTAATTAATGGAAAGTAGAGGCTTCCCTTTATATCCTCATACTTATAGATGTTATTAATCTCGTCAGTATATGTTGACGCAAAGACTTTTGCAGCCATTTCCTGACTAATTTGTATAATTTCACTGAGAGTTGCACTTTCCAACTCCTTTTTTCTATTATTTAACTTATACAACTGATTAGTAAGAGTGCTATTAATTTGCGAAGCTTTATTTTCAATAGCTTTTCTTCTTTCTAAATACTCTGAATTTGTCTGCATTTTGTCAAAAATAGGTTTAACATCAGATCGATGCCTACTATAATTATTGCTCCAACGATAAACTTCGTTTGGACGAGTTCTCATTTCTCTAACAAAATCACTATTACTTGGAAATGAATCTGCACCCCTTCCAGAAACATCGTATATATATCCGCTTTCTTCGAAGAAAATTAAATCCAGTTCATCTATAGACTTTAAATGTTCTTTTTCTGCCTTTTGAAGAAGATCATTTATTTCAACAATTCGTTTTTCAATACTGTCTATTTCCGCATGGATGAATAGGTCTTTATTTCTAAAGAGGCAAAAAACATACCCCTTACCAAGTTGCAATTCGGAAAAATCTCGAGGAAAAAGGTTTTTATATGCTATCATTGCTAACAGTTTATTACAGCTGAGCTCTGTTAACTGAATACGGTCATAATAAACTCTATACTCATTATAAATGTTTTTTAGCAATCGCATATCGTCTATATACATTGATATTTCTTGTAAGAAGCTACTGTCAAAGCTTTCAAGAATACCTCCATCATTGAAGTATTCAATGAATTTATCATATGAGTTTGCTCCAACAATAACAGGAACTACGGGTATGATAAAATCAAAGAATTTTGTTCTATCTTTTGATTTAAAAATATCGTCTCGAAGCAAATAAAAAAACCGGAACACTTTTTCTTCGTGATTATTTGGGCTATTATTGAGCAGATAATTAATCTCTCTTAATTTTTCAAAAATCTGGTTGGAATTATATCTGTCCATGTCTTCAAAAACAATTGCATCAGCTTTTGTATTCCGAAATAGATATAGAACTTCATTTAGGTGCTTGTTAAAAAAAGAATCCTCGTCCTTCTCAAATATCTCTATTTCATTTCCTTGAACGCTTAACCTTCTTAGAAGATTTTTATTGTGCTGAAGTTTTAATATGCCAAGCAAACCCCAAAATGTGACAGTCCCACAAATCAATAGGGTACCGATCACAAACAAGTCAGTGGTTGTTGGATAAAATAAAAACTTGAGCCAGCTTGGTGTCATTCCATTAACAAAGGATAGCCAAGTATTCCTATTTAGTAAAAAGATTATCAGCGCCACGAACATCGTAAAAATTGCCGTCATTGCTTGCATCGACCTTTTAGAAAATGGGCGTTTGATTTTGAAATGAGTTTGAGGTATTTTTTTTTCATCAATTTGATGTATAAGTTGATTAAGGATTTTCCCCTCAATCTCAACGGTTTTTGTGTTAGCCTCAAAACTTTGATTATTTTCTTTTGAATCATCCTCTGAATCAATTGTAGATAGTGTTGCGGTTTCAAAGTGAGCAAGTGAAATATGTATAAATGTTTTATCTTTGTTGGCAGCCTTGTATGTTTCTAGCATACTACTTTTTCCAGAACTATAAGGTCCAGTAATAGCAATATTCTTAATATCATCATCAGAAAAAACATAGTCTAAAGCATCGGCATACACATTTAATTCTGCATCTTTAGTGGGAGTAAGCTTATGAAATTTGCATTTAGTTGTACCCATGTAATTGTAACCCCCCTTATAAAGAATAAAACACTGTATTGCTTTTGTGTTTATCGGAATTGTACCTCGTAATCATTTAACGCGATAAACAACAGAAATAATGACATCCAAGTTGTAGTAGTCAACTTGATATGTTTTACAGTCAGTAGCAATTGTTGCAAAATTTGCAAAAATTTGCAACAACTGAATTTCTTATCAGTTCACCTTCTTTGAATATATTTTTAATGTGATGAGAAATGGTAGACTTATCACACTGAAATAACTCTGCCATTTGATCAATAGAAAGCCAAAACGGTATTGCTGTATAAAGTAGTATCTGTTTTTGTCAAACCACCTTCGGTTTGATACATCAAAATTTCAGAGTTCATATACACACCTCGCACTTATTTTCTTTAATTATACATGTTTCATCAAAATATTCCCCTTTTTCCCAAAAAAAGAAGCTAAGTTCTAGTACTATTTTATTAGCCTAGACTTAGCCTCTAATTTTATGTTTTTTTCTTAAAATTCATTATTTCATCTATAAAATGCTCCAAAAAACGTGGTCAAAGAATGTTCTTTTTGCCCGATTATTATTCATTTTCCAGTAAATCTAGTGGTCATAACTTGCATAGATGCTCTTTATCACAGCAAAATTACAATTTCGCTGTTACTCAACCTACATTTTTTTCTGTTCCTTCGTCAATATAGTCCTTATGTTCAGTAAAAATAAAGTCCTGCCATCCAACACCCCTCCACCCCGCATTCCTTCCCCACCTAATTTATTCCAATTAAAATAGAGTCCTGCACAAATCACTCAATTTCCCGATTTTCTTCTGCTTTTTTCCCTGCGTTTACCCACACGTTTTCCACAGGAGTATCAGAACTTTGTTTTGATTATGCTATAGGTTTGTTATGGAGTCAGGACATTATTTTGGGTTTACACCTTATGATATAGCAATGCGCAACATTCTATAGGGCTTGAGTGTTGTTGGCAGACATTTTGAATGTAGTAATGTTTACCTCATACTAGCTTTTTAAATACTACATCAAAATCCATGGTCCTTTTTAAAGTATTATAAACAGGTGAATGATTCAATGCACTGTTGCAAAAATCAGAAAAATCATCATCCTCAAGATCAGCATATAAATAAACCGTTACGGTCATTTTGTTGATAAACGGTTCTTCATCATAGCCTCTTACACCGAGCAAGGCTAAGGGGTTCTCTAATGAAAGGGTTAATACGCCTTCAATCTCTTCAATAATAGAATCCCTTTTTTTTGACTGCTCCAAGAGTGCCAATATAATGCTGCTTAAAACTGATCCTGCAAAGTATTCAAGACTGCTTATTTGTTCATATTCGGAGTCAAAGCTGATTTGCTTTTCTACCTCATAGCTATTTTTATTTGTAAATATTTTAACAGATGAGAGGTCATTGGAAGTGCCCCTAAAGGTCATATCAAAAAACCTAGACTCATGTAACACGCTTACTCCATCTTTCGGCTGCTTATTCATATTTACTCCTTAGCATGGAAGCCGCTTCTGTTAATGTGCGTATTTTTCTCGAAATATTTTCATATATATTCACCGGACTATTTGCAAAGGTTGCAAAACCACAGTCTGGATTTAGCCATATTCTTTCTTTTGGAAGATATTTAGTTGCCTCTTCGGTTCTTGACACGATTGAGTCCACTGTTTCGATTTCTTCTGTACGTGGATTGATTACTCCCAAACCAAGTGCTGTATTCTCGCTGATTCTTGTATCAGCCAATAAAGAACTTAGCTCTCCTGCTCTTGGAGTTGAGAATTCAAGGGTTAAAAGATCTGGATTCACCTCTGCAAATAGTTCAAGTAGAGGCGTATATGGGCCTGTCAATAATATCTTCTCGTTCTTGCTCCAGTTACCTCTACATACATGAAGAGATGAAACCGTACTTTTTCTACCTAAATACTCCATAATCTTCCGAATCAAGGAACTGGCAAATTCAAGCTCTTCTTTAGGGTCTTTTCTCTCAGACAGGGCAGCACACATAAATGACCTTGTCTTTCCTTCTGTGAAAACAACCTCGGTCAGAACCGGTTCATCAAATTGAATGACATCAACTCCAATATCAATAAGATTATCTATTTCTTCCTTCATAATCTTAATAACATCTTCTCCCAGTTCTTCCTTGCTTCCATAAACCTTTCCGGAAAGATTAGGAAGCCACATCGATCTAGTAAGGAGATAGGGACCTGGCATTGTTATTTTAACGGGTTTATCAGTGAACTTCTTTACAGTCTTAAGCTCATTTGCCACAATATCGCTATTGTATTCCAGCTTATCGACACAAATCGCATTTTTAATACTGACTGCCGGAACATCAAGTGTGGTCAAAATATTTTCAAAAGCTTTTTTATCATCAATATAATCGAGCATTTCACTCATGCTCATCATTTCAACTCCGCTAATTTTATCGGAAACAAAGGACACATAATTATCCCGTCCAATCTCTCCACTTGTGATGACATCAATCCCCAAATTCTCTTGCAATTTTACAACTTTTTCTGTTTCCAACTCAATCAGCTTATTGAAGTCGTTCTGTTCAATTGTGCCCTTTCTGATCATTCTGAGAGCCTTTAGAACTTCCTTTGATCTTGGCATACTTCCCATCAAGGAAGTTGGAAATAATGGTAAGTTTCCACTCATATATCTCATCTCCCAATGTTCTTATTAAATAGTGAAAAGAGAAGCAGCGGAAAGAACCACACCTCTCTTTTCATTTACTGCTGAATTTACTTATCAAAGAATTTTAGATAGTCATTTGCTTCACGTAATTGTGAAAATCCTGTGATTCTGCCTTCTACCCACTTCTTCAAGCCTTCCATATCCATCATCTTCTTATGATCTTCATTGTTGTAGTCCATTTTATTAAGAACTTTATCCCATTCTATGAATCTTTCAGTTGAAAAATCAGGATGAGCTACGAAAATACAATGGTCAAAGAAATCGGTTGTATCAATACAAACCAATTGATTTTCGTCAACAGTGCCATCCTTCTTCCATGCTTCCCAGTTTAAATCAAGAGTTACAGAGGCATCTACAGTTCCTGCCATCAATGCTTTCATAGCATCCAACTCTCCCCCTACATGGTCTCCATGAAGACCAACGCCAACATTGAACAATACCTCAGTATAGTCCTCTCTATACTCTAATCCATTTTTACGTAAATGGTTGATTGGGATTAATCTTGCTTGTGGTGAGTCTATCGCTCCAAAACCAATCGTCTTACCTTTTAGATCATTAAGGCTTGTTATTCCACTATCTTTTCTGACAATGAAGCAAGTCTTTCTGTCTCGATCTGTATCTCTCATAGAAGCCATCTGGCATTTTCCATCTGTTCTTAAATAAGTGTCCAACCATGCTAAAGGGGAATTCCAGGCAATATCAATTTCCTTGTTCATTAATCCGTCAACCTGTCCTTCATAGTCCTTATAGAAGACACATTCTATTTCAAGCCCTTCGTTTTTGAAAAAATCAGCGATAATCCCCCAGATAACGGTTACCTTCGGATCATAAATAACTGCGCCTACTTTTATTTTATCGTTATTCAATGAACTCACTCCTTACTAGATTTATGGAATCATTTGACCTGTTAATGTTTTTCCAAGCCAAACAGTTAGTACGTCGGTGCTTGGAGCCATAACTTGCCCAGCATAGGAATCTCTCAGAAGTCTTTCAATAGGCAAGGCCTTATTATAGGCTTTTCCACCTCCGACCCTCATTGCAATTCTTCCGCATTCGATTGCTGTTTCTGAAGCAAAGACCCTCGCCGCCAAAATTTTCGCAAGCGCATCAGATTCTCCGTTCGCACCTGCATTCGCAGCTTCTACGGTCATCGCCCTTGCTGCAGCCGCATTTTTATAAATCTGTCCAATATGTATCTGTACCGTTTCAATATTTGAAAGTGTACTTCCATCTGGATATTTCCTTTCTGTAGCATAGTTGCTAATGACATTAAACATATGCATGGCAGTACCGCTGTAGACGGCAGCTAATCCTGAGATGAAGAATGGGGCTACGACGTTGAATACTTGCTCTTGGCCTGAACCCTCTGGACCAATGCGGTAAGATGAGTCTAATGTAACATTGTCAATGTTCATTGGACATGACGAATTGCCTCTCATACCAAGACCATTCCAGTTTGACATTTCAAATGTTAAGCCTTTTGAATCCAAAGGAAATACCCAGTTATTGATCTTTCCTTCTTCAACAGATGGTGCAAGGACAAGATAGTAGGACGCATGCGTGGCGGATGTTACCATGCTTTTTCTACCATTGAAGGTTGAGTTTTCTCCGTTAACCTCAACATTTACCTCCGGTTTATAGAAATGTGTTCCTGTCCCGATTTCGCTATAGGCTAACGCCATAAATTTCCCATTTTCTACGATATCTATATAAATCTTCTTCTTAAGCTCATCGCTTCCATAAGTATTTATACACATTAACGCAACATTATGCATC
The window above is part of the Bacillus sp. (in: firmicutes) genome. Proteins encoded here:
- a CDS encoding phosphate/phosphite/phosphonate ABC transporter substrate-binding protein — protein: MNNDKIKVGAVIYDPKVTVIWGIIADFFKNEGLEIECVFYKDYEGQVDGLMNKEIDIAWNSPLAWLDTYLRTDGKCQMASMRDTDRDRKTCFIVRKDSGITSLNDLKGKTIGFGAIDSPQARLIPINHLRKNGLEYREDYTEVLFNVGVGLHGDHVGGELDAMKALMAGTVDASVTLDLNWEAWKKDGTVDENQLVCIDTTDFFDHCIFVAHPDFSTERFIEWDKVLNKMDYNNEDHKKMMDMEGLKKWVEGRITGFSQLREANDYLKFFDK
- a CDS encoding cobalamin-independent methionine synthase II family protein; translation: MSGNLPLFPTSLMGSMPRSKEVLKALRMIRKGTIEQNDFNKLIELETEKVVKLQENLGIDVITSGEIGRDNYVSFVSDKISGVEMMSMSEMLDYIDDKKAFENILTTLDVPAVSIKNAICVDKLEYNSDIVANELKTVKKFTDKPVKITMPGPYLLTRSMWLPNLSGKVYGSKEELGEDVIKIMKEEIDNLIDIGVDVIQFDEPVLTEVVFTEGKTRSFMCAALSERKDPKEELEFASSLIRKIMEYLGRKSTVSSLHVCRGNWSKNEKILLTGPYTPLLELFAEVNPDLLTLEFSTPRAGELSSLLADTRISENTALGLGVINPRTEEIETVDSIVSRTEEATKYLPKERIWLNPDCGFATFANSPVNIYENISRKIRTLTEAASMLRSKYE
- a CDS encoding acyl-CoA/acyl-ACP dehydrogenase, giving the protein MNNIYQEGKDFAKSYILPYTELTDKESRFPEESFQKLGENGFLKLLVPEEFGGCGKGLVEHTKACLAFAETCSTTALCYMMHNVALMCINTYGSDELKKKIYIDIVENGKFMALAYSEIGTGTHFYKPEVNVEVNGENSTFNGRKSMVTSATHASYYLVLAPSVEEGKINNWVFPLDSKGLTFEMSNWNGLGMRGNSSCPMNIDNVTLDSSYRIGPEGSGQEQVFNVVAPFFISGLAAVYSGTAMHMFNVISNYATERKYPDGSTLSNIETVQIHIGQIYKNAAAARAMTVEAANAGANGESDALAKILAARVFASETAIECGRIAMRVGGGKAYNKALPIERLLRDSYAGQVMAPSTDVLTVWLGKTLTGQMIP